In Drosophila miranda strain MSH22 chromosome XR, D.miranda_PacBio2.1, whole genome shotgun sequence, the genomic window TCGGCCTCTGGCTCGGGCTCTGGGCTCTACTCTTTGCTCCGATTCGGGGCTTGGCCCAATGTGACCAAAATCAATccattttgatttgatttcttGATTGGTTGTCAGGGGAATTGCCATGCAGAATTGAATTATCAAATTAGAAGCTGACTCTCGGCAGTGATATATACGACTATAATTGATATCCGGAGCGATAGGATAGGATATGAATCACAGCGATATATCTGGCAACTTTCAGTttttttaaaagaattttaaataaattcgATTTTTAAAtgtgttgttttttgttataAACGATGATAAACCTTTCAATTCCGCTCAAATAATGCAGTTGTAAATGATGTAAATAATGATATCTTATGAGAACATAGTCCTCTATATATGTACGTAGGCTGGTAGTTAAGTTTCTGGCCTATTTAGCATATTTTGTCAGTATGTTTGACACTCGAAAGGAAGTAATTTTAAAACAAGTCTTCAACAGGTGTCGAAAATCGTAGACCactcaatttttttttaaagctGGGAAAAAATATTTCAGTAGGTGTGAGGATATGTTTGCAAGTCAGCGGACCCCTTGATTCCACATTTTGTGGGTTCAAAAAATCTGTTGACTGAGGCGATGTGTGGGAGCTCGGATTGTCGTAATAAAGTACAATCCGCATTTGGAGTTTGGTTTTTCTCAATTAGCCAAAAGCTTCGGTCCAAAATATTTTGTGTAACAATCAGAATTTATCTTCTTACTTTTCTCTATTAAAAAATGTGTTCcgtctggctataataatgatccgatctgattcagaCTCTGCAGTCTGGAAGATATGGTTGTTCTCTATggttctgcatttttggtttggtttaGAAAGACAGACAGGGAGCCATGGCTCtatcgacttggctattggTACATGTACTTTTTGGGGTCCTTCTgggcgttacacacatccatttttcgcacaaatcgaatatacccctatactctttttgagtatcgggtataaatcaGACGACCATTTGGTTTGAAAAAGTTTCTCAATTTGTGTGTCATTTGATTCGCTCTAAAACACGAATACCGTCAGATCAGAgtgatgtacatatgtatatgttacGATGTTAAAAGCTTACCCTGAGTGATCGTGGCTGTATTTGAACGATGTCTCCGCATCAAGGACCAATCTTCAAATCACTTTTTCCACTCCTCTGAAACGAGtgttttttttaatgaatgTCAAATTATGAATGTTGTATCTTACGACAAAAATTCTTCTTGATGGCCAACAGTCTTCGTGCAAGGTTGAATGTATGTTGGTCGCTCTTATGCGATTTTTTCAATCCCGAACAGTATCTATTTTTTCCGATACAGAAACCGTTTTTGGACGATCCTCCCGAAATTCGATCTGCAGCCAGGGACGTACACTACTGAATTCGTTTTACCAGTCTTTCGAAGTGGCAATGAATGGTGCTTCATCAGCAAAGGTTGAACTAAGTTCATCGAAGCATGCTTGCATGTGATAATTCAATTTTCTCGAAAGATCAATTTTTCTTTTCTCATTAAATGGAATAAAACGCGACCTTAGAAGAAAGAGTTCTAGGCATGATTTTTGGCCAATAAACTTTTAATGTGGTGGTTCATACAAAAAATATCCAAGGCCACGGACATAAAAGGGAGCCCTGGCAGCTTAAGAGATCATAAGAAAGAAGATTTTCAAAAGATTCTTTAAAGTCACAGAACTGTGAGTCAAATTGATTCCATTGTAGGGTTATTTTAGGAACCAGAAAATAATCACAGAAGAATCTAGACATTGCAGATTTTACAGCATGAAAAAGTTCGTAAAAATTATATTACACAAATTAGAAATTTACACTTTGTGTCGCAAATTCGGGGCTTATTGCAATTTGGCTAAGTAAGTTTTTATTGCCACCGTTTGGGCTTCAGTTTTGGGACTTCCCCTGCCACCCACTGCACCGTTCTGCCCTATAACTCAAAGGGAAAAATTCATCACCGCAATATGCGCagcatacatatatctaaaaaaaaaaacgaagcaAACGAAGGAAAAAAGAAGTggcactggcagtggcaggaaTATTGTCATAAAGGTGCAACTGACAGccagagagaaagaggaaGCGAGGATAGTAAATTTCAATTTATATGCAGAAAGAACAGTGAGTGAAGAGGCAgacacaggacacaggacacacacacacacacatattgcAGGGGGCAAGGAGCTCCAACGGAAAAAGTGTCAACGTTATATTTTCTCGAATTTCCCAAGATTTTTCGTGGCATTTTATTTCTCCTCCTTCCCAGTTTTGTTGGATTGCTGCGACGCAAGTGGAAAACGCAATTTCATTAGacaaattgaaaaaaataagTGCAAGCGTACACAACAATACCAACACTCCCCTCTATGTGCGAGGGGCTCCTATATAAGCACATAGACACCAcatactacatacatatgtatacagaGATATATGATGGTCCATGTATTCGAAAGGAGACTGACGCCATGTTGTGGCCAAAAGCAGAAGATTCGTTCGCTGGTCGCTCGCCATTCGTTGCGATTAGTGTTTGCCCACATTTTCCCTGACGCGCGCATACGTGtaggagctgctgctgctgctgcctcgtGGCAGGGATacacttacatatgtatatggaaGTGCCGTCCAACGGCGGAGCAGCCTTGTCCTTGTCCAACAGGATGCTGCGCGCGCGTTGAAAAGAGGCGGAGACTCTCTGCCCAACCAGCAGCACTTGAGGCAAGCGACGCAAGCGAGGCGCCAAGCGGCACGACAAAAAAAGCAAGGAAAGATGCAACCGTTAGCTGCCTCTTCCTTATCAAACGATTCGGGCCGGCACTCGCACATTCGCATTCCCGGCTTCGCTTTCCCCCAAAAACGATGCGTCGTTGCTGATTGGAAGCTTCGGCGCTTGCCTTTCGTTTTTGGGGCGGAGCAAAAGCTCTCGACTCGATTCGACTCGACGCAGTGGCGCCGTCAAACGGGGGAGCATTTTCCGTTGAATGGGTGGCGGGTTTGTTTTTATTTCACTCTTACAATACATCCACCTCCCGAGCGGCTGCTATCATGCCCACGAAACCCTCCGTCACCTCTCGGGCAACTGGAATAATGTCCTCGGGTGGCAGGACAAACCCGAGCTCTCCTTTGTCCCTCAGTTCTATGGTGTAGGGAATGGTGATGTTCTTCACAGCATAGGCCCATTCCTTGCCAGATCCAGAGACTTCATCTGAGAAAGAACATAAATATAATGGGGAAATACTAAAGGGTTAACAAATGGTAACCCACATAAAGTTGTGGCACTAGAACCGTAGGTGAACTCTGTGCCATATCTCCTGTAGAGTGCATCCGAGAAGCCCTTGGCTACATGCATCATCTGGGGATAGTGCTCGGGGAATTCCGCATCGGTGTGGCCCCAGGGGGAGAGCACATACTGTCCGTAGGAGTGCAGGGATATATAGATCTTGATGGTTCCCTCTGGTATTGAGTTATTGATATACGCCGTCAGTTGGCTGATCTCTGGATCGGATTCGGCGGAGGGTCCGGCATAGATCTCGGAGCAGGGATCAGCACTAGCGCCAGTCACTAATGATGAACATAGAAGCTTTAGTTTCTGGTGGATCGGTAAATGTATAGATGGTACTGACACATCCAAAGAAAATCAAAGTTGCGATTTAGGTCGGTGCCAATACACTCCCCCGTTGGATCCGAGGGCATGCGAGACTTGCGCCACAGTCGTTCCTACCGGCAATCGATCAGAAAGTTATTAATCGCAATTGATTGCCACTTAGAGTAGTTGGCGATAAGATTAGTGGCATCGTAAATGAATCGGCACGTATTTGATCTAATCGCATCGCCGGATACGACTTCCACTCACCACTTCATGTGAGTAAGCAAATCCATCCACATTCAGGACGGGTATGATGTACCAGTCCACATTGTAGGCCAAATCCCTGACCCCAGGGTTGCGGGGCACCAGCAGCTCATCGATGAAGTAGGTGATCGTCGCCGAGGTAATCCATTCGCGGGCATGAATATTTGATTCAATAAATACAGCTTTATTTCCCTCCTGATACGAGATCTTCACGCCACGAATGGGTCTTCCCTCGTAGGAGTCGCCAATTGTGAAAGGTTTGACTATATCCGGATAACGCGACTCGATCAGATCCAGCCACGCATAGATCTCGTCGAGGGTGTGGTACTGTGTCCATTCGTGGTATCCAGTGCGCTGCAAGGACCTTTGGGCATCGATGTGCCGCTGAACATTATCGATCTTGAGGCTGTAGCTTATGTTGTGCTTCAGCAGGAGACTCTCGAAGGTCTCCTCGTACTGGGGGGCCACCATAATGTCCGAGGATTCTCCCAAATGTCTCACCTCCCGCCAGCTGCTGAGCTAAATGATGGATTGTCTGAGAGATTCCTTATAGAGTGCATGTTTTTCCCTACCCTCAAGACTTTCTCCTGGGCATTGAGCAAGTTGAACTGCTCCCGATCATCGATCCGCACATTGTAGACCTTGTAGTTGTCGTAGCGCACTTGCTCTACAGCCGAAGCGATGCCGAAGAGGGCCAAAAACAGGAGTCTTTTAACCAACATACCTCTCTATCTGAGAGTCAACTGTGAACTGGGCCCAAAACCGAGTAATTGCTGGCTGATTAGCCGCTTCTTATCGCTCTGGTGTGACTGCCTATGGAGCTCATTGAATAGCTTGCCTCTGGATTCCGTTTTTATTTGGCTTTTATCAGCCATAGTCGTAAAAACTATTCAAAAGTCTAGGGAACGGGAAGACGACTTCAAGCGGACAGCTTGAACATGTCTGGGCCGAGGGTAAACCACAGCCATAGCTGGAGTTGGTAGCGTAGTCCGTCCGTACTTGTACTTAGGCTGTCTCTCAACTTTGCACATAAATTTTGTGCAACGCCAGCGCCCATTTCATTGTAGGTCATTGCATAATGAAGTTACCGCCCCGAGGCACATAAATTTCCCTCGAACTCGAGGAGATTTCTGTGGCtgtctgctgctctgctgctctgcttcTCTGCTGTGTCTTCTGTGTCTAGTGTCTTCTGTTTGACTTTTGGCGGTGCGGTGTGCTTAGTGTGAACATTTTGCTTAGGCCTGTTTTATGCCCCCCTCTCTGACAGTCCTGACAGTGTCCTGTGGCGAGCGCTTAAAGGAGCTTTGTGCCTGGGCTTTGGTCATATTTTGCGCGGGTATTAGAGGAACATGCCTTGGTCGTTGTCACCGCATGAGGTGCGTCAATGTGTGCCTTATGGCCAGGACTTCGTCTTCATTCTTTGGGGAGTGTGAGGTTTCTGTAAGTGTTCGGGGTTCTGGACATGAAAGGCGCATcaaagtggatttcgctcgcCATGAACACGGGGAATGACATGACTGTGGTGGTATCTCGCAAAAATGTTAATGTTCCGGTGAAATATTGGTGGAAAATGCAAAACTACCATACAAAAGCATTCCATCTCTTGGGGAAAAAGGTTTAACAGCCGCATTAAATCAGGGATTTACCACCACTTTACAAGCCACTGAGCTTTGGTTACTTTACAGGTTGTTTTTAGAAGGTTTCTTGGCTGTTTTATTGGTCAATAATTCTGCAAATTGACTTACTTTACTTTTAGTGTACGTTCACTAGAAATCACATAGCCTAGGAGGCTTTGGAGAAACTGAAAAGTAAAGTGGCTTACATCTTAGATCTTCAGAGTAAATTCTGTCATAGGAAAGATTTGTTAACTTTCAAATTTTCGAGCAAAAAGTACAAAAATGTTGAAATCTTTCTTGGAACTCGTGATCACGTTCTTGGCCCTGCTTGGATTGTGGTGCACACTGCTGTACCCCTCGGTGCATCCGGACACCCAGTGGGACTACCCGACTTTCGAAATAAAGATTGACAATGTTAAGGAGGCCTTCCAAGAGGCCTGCAAATATACGGCGATTTGTTCATTGGTTCTGCGCTACCGTCCCGGGACTGTGCACTTAGTGTTCGACAGGTACCCCTGGACCTACGCTCTGGCCTACATGTTGCACGCTGCCTATTTCTATGGCAAAAGTTGCTTCAGATTGATGATAATGTGGCCAT contains:
- the LOC108152218 gene encoding zinc carboxypeptidase — protein: MLVKRLLFLALFGIASAVEQVRYDNYKVYNVRIDDREQFNLLNAQEKVLRLSSWREVRHLGESSDIMVAPQYEETFESLLLKHNISYSLKIDNVQRHIDAQRSLQRTGYHEWTQYHTLDEIYAWLDLIESRYPDIVKPFTIGDSYEGRPIRGVKISYQEGNKAVFIESNIHAREWITSATITYFIDELLVPRNPGVRDLAYNVDWYIIPVLNVDGFAYSHEVERLWRKSRMPSDPTGECIGTDLNRNFDFLWMLTGASADPCSEIYAGPSAESDPEISQLTAYINNSIPEGTIKIYISLHSYGQYVLSPWGHTDAEFPEHYPQMMHVAKGFSDALYRRYGTEFTYGSSATTLYEVSGSGKEWAYAVKNITIPYTIELRDKGELGFVLPPEDIIPVAREVTEGFVGMIAAAREVDVL